A single region of the Dehalococcoides mccartyi genome encodes:
- a CDS encoding TrkH family potassium uptake protein, giving the protein MKINNVLHYLGLVVAIVGGFMFIPFIFSLINAGPDQLAFGISIIVTLSAGFLMWRFTPITERRISLRESLAIVAGSWIMAALFGSLPFIISGVLPSVIDCIFEAMSGLTTTGASVFINVENLPQGILVWRSLTQWIGGLGIIMLFVTILPMLGIGASQLMEAETPGQQERLTSRIRDTARTLWLLYLGFTVAGFIALVIAGLPGFDAFNIILTTTPTGGFAPVSSIGVYNNLAVELILIFFMVASGVNFGLYYYLLWKGRPAKFFGNPEFKLYIGILVGCILLINWDLVANAGINIFEGLRQASFQTASVMTTTGFATADFAQWPHFSQAILLVLMVVGASAGSTGGGLKVIRLLVLFKYTYRRILLTFNPNAVIPIKIGGNVISDKLISRSVGLTILYFATLWAGFLIMSAIGLDFVTALSSITSCLGNIGPALGTVGPMASYADIPGIGKVVLLTAMLVGRIELFTLLVLFVPAFWRWR; this is encoded by the coding sequence ATGAAAATAAATAACGTTCTCCATTACCTGGGGCTGGTTGTTGCCATCGTGGGCGGCTTCATGTTTATCCCCTTTATTTTCAGTCTGATAAATGCAGGGCCGGACCAGCTGGCATTCGGCATTTCCATTATAGTTACCCTTAGCGCCGGGTTTCTGATGTGGCGTTTCACCCCTATAACCGAAAGGCGTATCAGCCTGCGTGAATCTCTGGCTATCGTAGCCGGAAGCTGGATTATGGCCGCTCTTTTCGGTTCGCTTCCCTTTATCATTTCAGGGGTTCTGCCCAGTGTCATAGATTGTATTTTTGAAGCTATGAGCGGTCTGACTACCACTGGTGCCAGTGTATTTATCAATGTAGAAAACCTGCCTCAGGGCATACTTGTCTGGCGTTCCCTGACCCAATGGATAGGCGGCTTGGGCATTATCATGCTGTTTGTGACCATATTGCCCATGCTGGGTATCGGTGCTTCCCAACTTATGGAAGCCGAAACACCCGGTCAGCAGGAACGGCTGACTTCACGTATCCGTGATACCGCAAGGACATTGTGGCTGCTTTATCTGGGTTTTACGGTAGCCGGCTTTATAGCCCTTGTGATTGCCGGCTTGCCTGGATTTGATGCCTTTAATATTATCCTGACTACTACCCCTACCGGCGGTTTCGCACCCGTAAGCAGTATCGGAGTGTATAACAATCTGGCAGTTGAGCTTATACTCATTTTCTTCATGGTAGCCAGCGGGGTAAACTTCGGACTTTATTACTACCTGCTCTGGAAAGGCCGTCCCGCCAAATTCTTCGGCAACCCGGAGTTCAAGTTATACATAGGTATTCTGGTAGGCTGCATACTCCTTATAAACTGGGACTTGGTAGCTAATGCCGGCATAAATATTTTTGAGGGCTTGCGCCAAGCGAGCTTCCAGACAGCCTCGGTTATGACTACCACCGGGTTTGCTACCGCCGATTTCGCCCAGTGGCCTCACTTCTCGCAGGCTATTTTACTGGTGCTTATGGTAGTAGGCGCATCTGCCGGTTCCACCGGGGGCGGCCTCAAGGTAATCCGGCTGCTGGTTTTATTTAAATACACTTACCGCCGTATCCTGCTTACCTTCAACCCCAACGCCGTTATACCAATTAAAATAGGCGGTAATGTTATTTCGGACAAGCTTATCTCCCGTTCGGTAGGCCTGACTATACTCTACTTTGCCACCCTGTGGGCAGGCTTTTTGATAATGAGTGCTATAGGGTTGGACTTTGTTACCGCCCTATCCAGCATTACCTCCTGTTTGGGAAATATAGGTCCGGCGCTGGGCACTGTCGGCCCCATGGCCAGCTATGCGGATATACCCGGCATCGGCAAAGTGGTGCTGCTTACAGC